A region of the Blastocatellia bacterium genome:
CCTCTGCTTATTTGCCATCGAGAGAGAAGGCGTAGAGCTTGTTATTTCCCTTGCCGATGCGCAAGAAGGTATAGCCGGAACCGACGTAGAGGACGCCATCAACGACCGTCGGCCCGCCACCCACGGCTCCACCCGTGTCAAATTCCCAGAGAATTTTTCCGTTGCGCGCATCGTAGGCACGAATGAATCCCTTCGAGGATCCGGCAAACACCAATTTATTCGATCCCCGTCCGGTGACGGTAATCGGTCCGAAATTGGAGCCGCCGTCAGGACAAGGAGTCTGCCAGAGGATTTTCCCGGTGGCTCCATCAAGCGCTGAGACCGATCCCTGCTTGGGATGGTTGGAAATGGCGACATAGACGCGCTCTCCATCGGTCGCGTTTCCAAACTCGACGCCGCCCAGTTTGCCGCCCGGCCCAACTTCGGTCTTCCATACGAGAGTACCCGTGTCCGGGTCCAGCGCATAGAACCAGCCGCTCTTCTGGCCTGCCCCGATGAGCTGCTTCCCGCGTGGTCCCCTGAATGTGATGGGGATGGAGCCAAAGTCAAAATCCATATCCTCGCATTCGGGATCGTTCTGACAATCAAACGTCCAGATGTCGTTGGGCACCGCCTGGTAGGCCCACACGAGCTTGCCCGTGTCGAGTTCGAGCGCGATGATGGCATCGGTGAATTTGGAGGGCGGGCCGGTGTACTGGTTGCCGGTCGTGAGGTAGAGCCGATTAGCGCGCGGGTGGATGGCGACCGTTGACCACACGGCACCGCCGGCGGGACCTCGAAGAGTAATTCCTCGCTTATTTTTACCCCGAGGTACCGGCGTCTCCGGGATGGTATAAAACCGCCAGATCAAGTCTCCCGTCCCGGCATCAAATGCCGCCACCCCTCCGCGAAATGTGCAGCATTCGTAACGGGGATCGCGCAGCACAGCTCCCTCCTCATGGGAGGAGATGCCGATGTAAACGCGGCCATTGTAGTAAATGGGCGAACTGGTCACGACGGCGTAGCGGTGATCATCAATCCGCCGCTTCCATTTCAGTTCGCCCGTTCGCGCATCCACCGCATAGAGGCGGCCGGCGAGATCGCCGAAGAAGACCCGACCATCCCCATACGCTGTTCCGACGCGTACGGGACTGCCGGTTTCAAACATCCAGATCTGTTTGCCGGTCTTTGCATCAACGGCATAGTGTCGGCCATCCCATGAACCGAAATAGACCACGCCCCCGACGACCGTGGGCTGGCTCGATACATCGCCCTCGGTTTGAAAAATCCACTTGGGCTTCAACCGTGAGACCGTCGCCGGTGTGATCTTCCTTTCGTAGGGGTTGTAGTGTGATCCGGCCAGATCACGACCATAAAGGGGCCACTCCTGCTCCTGATTATTCGTTTTGGTCGGGAACGGGAAGATGACCACAGTGAGGAGAAAAATCCACACGACGACTCCCATCGCACGCTTCATTGGCAT
Encoded here:
- a CDS encoding PQQ-binding-like beta-propeller repeat protein, whose product is MPMKRAMGVVVWIFLLTVVIFPFPTKTNNQEQEWPLYGRDLAGSHYNPYERKITPATVSRLKPKWIFQTEGDVSSQPTVVGGVVYFGSWDGRHYAVDAKTGKQIWMFETGSPVRVGTAYGDGRVFFGDLAGRLYAVDARTGELKWKRRIDDHRYAVVTSSPIYYNGRVYIGISSHEEGAVLRDPRYECCTFRGGVAAFDAGTGDLIWRFYTIPETPVPRGKNKRGITLRGPAGGAVWSTVAIHPRANRLYLTTGNQYTGPPSKFTDAIIALELDTGKLVWAYQAVPNDIWTFDCQNDPECEDMDFDFGSIPITFRGPRGKQLIGAGQKSGWFYALDPDTGTLVWKTEVGPGGKLGGVEFGNATDGERVYVAISNHPKQGSVSALDGATGKILWQTPCPDGGSNFGPITVTGRGSNKLVFAGSSKGFIRAYDARNGKILWEFDTGGAVGGGPTVVDGVLYVGSGYTFLRIGKGNNKLYAFSLDGK